In Rubrivirga marina, the following are encoded in one genomic region:
- a CDS encoding serine/threonine-protein kinase, which yields MQVSPDWTAVDAAFDRALDLDGEERDAYLATLNPAVRDALDPLLRDAARDFPLLDRPEEVVGSLVATDPVPAVAEGVRVGPYRIEELVGEGGMGRVYRAHRADGAFDKTVAVKVVRQSLALAGADVMARLRRERDLLATLDHPGIARLVDGGETDDGVPYLVTEFVDGLPITAYADAQDLGVRERVGLMAEVARAVDHAHRRFVVHRDLKPSNVLVAERDGPGGSPLPQPVVLDFGIAKLLDEAGEPGSGAFPLTRTGIRLLTPAYAAPELYEPMATVTTAADVYGLGALLYELLTGRRPHDDAVTPGPATTEPTWPSRLVGAPSTAARRRAALPGAARTSRALRGDLDTICLRALHPDPARRYASAADLAADLERHLAGQPVEARRDSHAYVVGRFVRRHRASALAVAVALVALVAGLGVSLSALTKERRARAAAEEASVRAREASDLLAGLFGTADPESTNGTVVSAQDVLDLGLERVEAIESPALRAYLLTILGRTYRDVGDISLADSLLTMAVDLAGQTTLSVQDRMLAHYELGRLYGVTQQYADAIPVFLAGVALASGNPNERDVLFDLTRDLSWCYREAGYTGGRPRYIDEAIVWAERAVAAAEAAGVPWMKERALNELASSLAAAGRTEEGLAAMRQVTALAEKTYGADHVRTATAIGQFGHLQWVNGEYEASIPTLKRSVEGHRRRLGTSHNRTASGYSFVARSYESAGLYRDAETYLDSSIAGFGPGSPLQVREYASLARVRNLQGDSDGAESAARTALRPAPVGVDSLWLADAYLEFGAALQQRGARRDAGPAYRRAVALYSSPSARGRADARAVARAWAGLRASGE from the coding sequence ATGCAGGTCTCCCCCGACTGGACTGCCGTCGACGCGGCGTTCGACCGAGCCCTCGACCTCGACGGAGAGGAGCGGGATGCCTACCTCGCGACGCTCAACCCCGCGGTTCGCGACGCGCTGGACCCGCTCCTCCGCGACGCGGCGCGCGACTTCCCCCTGCTCGATCGTCCGGAAGAGGTCGTCGGGTCGCTGGTGGCCACCGATCCCGTGCCGGCCGTGGCCGAGGGCGTCCGCGTCGGCCCGTACCGGATCGAGGAGCTCGTAGGGGAGGGAGGGATGGGCCGCGTCTACCGGGCCCACCGGGCCGACGGCGCGTTCGACAAGACGGTGGCCGTCAAAGTCGTCCGCCAGTCGCTGGCACTCGCGGGCGCAGACGTGATGGCCCGTCTGAGACGGGAACGCGACCTCCTCGCCACGCTCGACCACCCCGGCATCGCGCGGCTGGTCGACGGGGGCGAGACCGACGACGGCGTCCCGTACCTCGTGACCGAGTTCGTCGACGGCCTCCCGATCACGGCCTACGCCGACGCTCAGGACCTCGGCGTCCGGGAGCGGGTGGGGCTGATGGCCGAGGTGGCCCGGGCCGTCGACCACGCCCACCGCCGGTTCGTCGTCCACCGCGACCTCAAGCCGTCGAACGTCCTCGTCGCCGAGCGGGACGGGCCCGGGGGGAGCCCGCTCCCCCAGCCCGTCGTCCTCGACTTCGGGATCGCGAAGCTCCTCGACGAGGCCGGGGAGCCTGGCTCGGGCGCGTTCCCGCTGACGCGGACCGGAATCCGCCTCCTCACGCCGGCCTACGCAGCGCCCGAGCTCTACGAGCCGATGGCGACGGTGACGACGGCGGCCGACGTGTACGGGCTCGGGGCGCTCCTGTACGAGTTGCTGACGGGCCGCCGGCCCCACGACGACGCTGTCACCCCGGGTCCCGCGACGACCGAGCCCACGTGGCCCTCGCGTCTCGTCGGGGCCCCCTCGACGGCCGCCCGACGCAGGGCTGCCCTACCGGGAGCCGCCCGGACCTCCCGCGCCCTCCGGGGCGACCTCGACACGATTTGCCTTCGAGCTCTCCATCCGGATCCGGCCCGTCGCTATGCCAGCGCCGCGGACCTCGCGGCCGACCTCGAGCGCCACCTGGCGGGACAGCCCGTCGAGGCCCGGAGGGATTCCCATGCCTACGTGGTCGGCCGGTTCGTTCGCCGCCACCGGGCGTCGGCGTTGGCGGTGGCCGTCGCGCTCGTCGCGCTCGTCGCGGGACTCGGCGTGTCGCTCTCCGCCCTGACGAAGGAGCGCCGCGCGCGCGCGGCGGCGGAGGAAGCCTCGGTCCGAGCGCGGGAGGCCTCGGACCTTCTGGCCGGCCTGTTCGGCACGGCGGACCCCGAGTCCACCAACGGCACCGTCGTGTCGGCGCAGGACGTGCTGGACCTCGGCCTCGAGCGGGTGGAGGCCATCGAGTCCCCCGCGTTGCGGGCCTACCTCCTGACCATCCTGGGACGGACGTACCGCGACGTCGGGGACATCTCCCTGGCCGACTCGCTCCTGACCATGGCGGTGGACCTGGCCGGCCAGACGACCCTCTCCGTACAGGACCGGATGCTCGCGCACTACGAACTCGGACGGCTCTACGGGGTCACCCAGCAGTACGCCGACGCGATCCCCGTCTTCCTGGCCGGCGTGGCCCTGGCCAGCGGCAACCCGAACGAGCGCGACGTCCTGTTCGACCTGACGCGCGACCTCTCCTGGTGCTACCGGGAGGCCGGCTACACCGGCGGGAGGCCCCGCTACATCGATGAGGCGATCGTGTGGGCGGAGCGCGCCGTCGCGGCTGCGGAGGCGGCAGGGGTCCCGTGGATGAAGGAGCGGGCGTTGAACGAGCTCGCCAGCTCCCTGGCCGCCGCCGGGCGCACCGAGGAGGGACTCGCGGCGATGCGGCAGGTGACGGCTCTCGCGGAGAAGACCTACGGCGCCGACCACGTCCGGACGGCGACGGCGATCGGTCAGTTCGGCCACCTCCAGTGGGTCAACGGCGAGTACGAGGCCTCGATCCCGACGCTCAAGAGGTCCGTCGAGGGGCACCGACGCCGTCTCGGCACGAGCCACAACCGGACGGCGTCGGGGTACAGCTTCGTGGCGAGGAGCTACGAGTCGGCCGGCCTGTACCGCGACGCGGAGACGTACCTCGACTCGTCCATCGCCGGGTTCGGTCCCGGGAGCCCGCTCCAGGTGCGGGAGTACGCGAGCTTGGCCCGTGTCCGCAATCTCCAGGGGGATTCCGACGGAGCCGAGTCTGCCGCCCGCACGGCCTTGAGACCGGCCCCCGTGGGGGTCGATTCCCTCTGGCTGGCTGACGCGTACCTCGAGTTCGGGGCAGCGCTCCAGCAGCGGGGGGCTCGCCGGGACGCCGGGCCGGCCTACCGACGGGCGGTCGCCCTCTACTCCTCCCCCAGCGCCCGGGGGCGAGCGGACGCGCGCGCCGTGGCCAGGGCCTGGGCGGGACTACGGGCATCAGGCGAGTGA
- a CDS encoding phage holin family protein: MKLLLRWLASAAALLAVSYLVPGVVVTGFVTALLAALVIGLVNATIGAVVKFFTTPLRWLTLGLLTLVINAIMFWLAAEFVDGFATEGVGPTFIGALLYGILAGLIGGLLGGRKK; the protein is encoded by the coding sequence ATGAAGCTCCTCCTCCGCTGGCTGGCCAGCGCCGCCGCCCTCCTCGCCGTCTCGTACCTCGTGCCCGGCGTCGTCGTGACCGGCTTCGTCACGGCGCTGCTCGCCGCGCTCGTCATCGGGCTCGTCAACGCCACGATCGGTGCGGTGGTCAAGTTTTTCACCACGCCGCTGCGGTGGCTCACGCTGGGCCTGCTCACGCTCGTCATCAACGCCATCATGTTCTGGCTGGCGGCCGAGTTTGTCGACGGGTTCGCGACCGAAGGCGTCGGGCCGACGTTCATCGGCGCGCTGCTCTACGGGATCCTTGCGGGGCTCATCGGCGGCCTGCTGGGCGGGCGCAAGAAGTGA
- a CDS encoding helicase HerA domain-containing protein — MSAPFEGLGVFYLGREVADGAVTDVPVLYDAADLTTHAFIVGMTGSGKTGLGIGLLEEAALDGIPVIAIDPKGDLGNLALQFPSLAAEDFRPWIDESEATRDGISPDELAAKTAATWRRGLDGWGQPAERIQRLRDAADVRIYTPGSDAGLPVSVLGSLAPPAQTAGSEGFRDRVDATVGGLLTLLEVDAEPTSAEHVFLSRVVTDAWTAGKTLAVEDLIKALLTPPFDTLGVMSVDDFFPERDRKGLAMALNGLVASPGFSAWSQGPPLDADRLFFGDAGKPQISVLSIAHLNDAERMFFVTRLLGEVVAWTRQQSGTGSLRAVLYMDEIFGYLPPSANPPTKALLLTLLKQARAFGLGLVLATQNPVDLDYKALANCGTWLVGRLQTERDKERLLDGLEGAAKGGLSRSDLDALLSGLGKRRFLLHNVHESAPTVMETRWAMSYLAGPLTREQIGVLMTDLKTAEADDLPAPAAEPTTPASVSPSGEPEAGTRPDLPGVPEVILAGSPADVYVPRLLARAEVPYVRARPEVDHTARHALLAEVADVPDWASAEALPDRPETTASPADGAAYAPVPSALADAANYDRWGDDLKRRLQTERPLVLLQSPETKLTSRPDEDERAFRIRIGQVAREARDAQKETLRERYAKKLKTLEDRMDRAEQAVDREAAQASQRKMDTVVRVGTTLLGAFLGRRSSRSTLSQIGVTARSAGRMSKEASDVQRAEETLAALKAEYADLDAQLQREMDDIDLQASPESADLETVEVQARQTDMHVVEMALAWVPYRRGADGRLVRA, encoded by the coding sequence ATGTCTGCCCCCTTCGAAGGCCTCGGCGTTTTCTACCTCGGCCGCGAGGTAGCCGACGGCGCCGTCACCGACGTGCCCGTCCTCTACGACGCCGCCGACCTCACGACCCACGCCTTCATCGTCGGAATGACGGGCTCCGGGAAGACCGGGCTCGGCATCGGGCTGCTCGAGGAGGCCGCGCTCGATGGGATCCCGGTGATCGCCATCGACCCGAAGGGCGACCTCGGCAACCTCGCGCTCCAGTTCCCGAGCCTCGCCGCCGAGGACTTCCGCCCGTGGATCGACGAGTCGGAGGCGACACGCGACGGGATCTCGCCGGACGAGCTGGCGGCGAAGACGGCCGCGACCTGGAGACGCGGCCTCGACGGCTGGGGCCAGCCGGCCGAGCGGATCCAGCGGCTCCGCGACGCCGCCGACGTCCGCATCTACACACCGGGCTCCGACGCCGGCCTCCCGGTCTCCGTCCTCGGCTCCCTCGCCCCGCCCGCCCAGACGGCCGGGAGCGAAGGCTTCCGCGACCGCGTCGACGCGACGGTCGGTGGGCTCCTGACGCTCCTCGAGGTCGACGCCGAGCCGACCTCGGCCGAGCACGTCTTCCTGTCGCGCGTCGTCACCGACGCCTGGACGGCCGGGAAGACGCTCGCGGTCGAGGATCTAATCAAGGCGCTCCTCACACCGCCGTTCGACACGCTCGGCGTGATGTCGGTGGACGACTTCTTCCCGGAGCGCGACCGGAAGGGCCTCGCGATGGCGCTCAACGGGCTCGTCGCCTCGCCAGGCTTCTCCGCGTGGTCGCAGGGCCCGCCGCTCGACGCCGACCGCCTGTTCTTCGGCGACGCCGGCAAGCCGCAGATCTCCGTCCTCTCGATCGCTCACCTCAACGATGCCGAGCGGATGTTCTTCGTGACGCGGCTCCTCGGCGAGGTGGTCGCGTGGACGCGCCAGCAGTCGGGCACGGGCTCGCTGCGGGCGGTCCTCTACATGGACGAGATCTTCGGCTACCTCCCGCCGAGCGCGAACCCGCCCACGAAGGCGCTTCTCCTGACGCTCCTCAAGCAGGCCCGCGCGTTCGGCCTCGGCCTCGTGCTGGCGACCCAGAACCCGGTCGACCTCGACTACAAGGCGCTCGCCAACTGCGGCACGTGGCTCGTCGGGCGGCTCCAGACGGAGCGCGACAAGGAGCGGCTGCTCGACGGGCTGGAGGGCGCCGCGAAGGGCGGGCTCTCGCGGTCCGACCTCGACGCGCTCCTCTCGGGCCTCGGCAAGCGGCGGTTCCTGCTCCACAACGTCCACGAGTCGGCGCCGACGGTGATGGAGACGCGGTGGGCGATGAGCTACCTCGCCGGGCCGCTCACGCGCGAGCAGATCGGCGTGCTCATGACGGACCTCAAGACCGCCGAGGCCGACGACCTGCCCGCTCCGGCCGCCGAGCCGACCACACCCGCCTCGGTGTCTCCGTCGGGGGAGCCGGAGGCCGGCACGCGCCCCGACCTGCCGGGCGTCCCGGAGGTGATCCTCGCGGGCAGTCCGGCAGACGTCTACGTGCCCCGACTCCTCGCCCGCGCCGAGGTCCCCTACGTCCGCGCGCGGCCCGAGGTGGACCACACCGCGCGCCACGCCCTGCTGGCCGAAGTCGCCGACGTACCCGACTGGGCCTCCGCCGAGGCGCTCCCCGACCGTCCGGAGACGACCGCCAGCCCGGCGGATGGCGCTGCGTATGCGCCCGTCCCCTCCGCGCTGGCCGACGCCGCCAACTACGATCGGTGGGGCGACGACCTCAAGCGGCGGCTCCAGACCGAGCGCCCGCTCGTTCTTCTTCAGTCGCCGGAGACCAAGCTGACGAGCCGTCCGGACGAGGACGAGCGCGCCTTCCGCATCCGGATCGGGCAGGTGGCGCGTGAGGCCCGCGACGCACAGAAGGAGACGCTCCGCGAGCGCTACGCCAAAAAGCTCAAGACGCTAGAAGACCGGATGGACCGGGCCGAACAGGCCGTCGACCGAGAAGCTGCGCAGGCGAGCCAGCGGAAGATGGACACCGTCGTCCGCGTCGGGACCACGCTGCTCGGGGCGTTCCTCGGGCGTCGCTCGTCGCGCTCTACGCTGAGCCAGATCGGCGTCACGGCGCGGTCCGCCGGGCGGATGTCGAAGGAGGCGTCGGACGTACAGCGGGCGGAGGAAACGCTCGCCGCGCTCAAGGCCGAGTACGCCGACCTCGACGCCCAACTCCAGCGCGAGATGGACGACATCGACCTCCAAGCGAGCCCGGAGTCGGCAGACCTCGAGACCGTCGAGGTCCAGGCGAGGCAGACCGACATGCACGTCGTCGAGATGGCCCTCGCGTGGGTCCCCTACCGCCGCGGCGCCGACGGCCGCCTCGTCCGGGCGTAG
- a CDS encoding Calx-beta domain-containing protein, producing MLRSLHIALAAFALTASVAAQPTPYIAGLTDPYALIQLEDGRVLVSEYLSGEVSVISNANGVALPQADLFIDGLVFPAGLVQLADGRVLVAEAGGGVAVISDTDAQPLADPVPFIPSLKGALGLLRLDDDRVLVAESFRGRVAVISGGGGVPRVNPRTFLNQLQDPEGIVQLADGRVLTSEYSGGSVSVLSDTEANPLSAPEPYVGGLDSPSGLIQLADGRVLVADIEAGRVAVLSDTDGDPLDEAEDYVTGLAQPAGLLQLADGRVLVAEGDAGQVTVIGGSSGGSEVPVSFAAATLSAAEDAGSVDLVVEVDGQPDLPGTVTVTLTSGDSADLDGFTAASVSVSSAGSYTVSIPITDDALAEDDESFRFALSVSNAPGAESPLTVMSPSNATLVLTDDDLVTATVPTGVGPFLFAAPVGGLAASDVTAEVGGPVYVYDAAADAFVEAKDDAVFSRGQALLVTTDGDDLTLAGGPGPSVLSFETDPDDAGHVLAVVGNPTDHPVALGAFDVDGGAVTDIVLVFDADGGAFRPVSLGGLADDGPLVLRPYEVAVLRVAPAEAPETVTVTLDPEVGPTEGTPLADAPFAPTEGETAVVLALSGGPGIGDTAALRFGVDDRELDALDVVSPLGATLASAPLPAARFAAVSLGSLSFDPVTVPLTVTVPEAGTYELVLAADPGRVDDAPVVVLLRDESSGSATRGLGVDVPYEFEVAEGEDLAGRFSIEVALGATPAVESEVPPSTLDVWPNPSPGGVSARLLTPASPQVRVVVYDALGREVAVLHDGPTAGDVQAHVPAGRLSPGAYVVRATGNGVALTRTLTVVGR from the coding sequence ATGCTCCGCTCGCTCCACATCGCCCTCGCGGCGTTCGCCCTCACGGCCTCGGTCGCTGCCCAGCCGACTCCGTACATCGCCGGGCTGACCGATCCGTACGCTCTGATCCAGCTCGAAGACGGCCGCGTCCTCGTGTCGGAGTACCTCTCGGGTGAGGTGTCGGTGATCTCGAATGCAAACGGGGTCGCCCTCCCCCAGGCCGATCTGTTCATCGACGGCCTCGTGTTTCCGGCCGGCCTCGTCCAGCTCGCTGACGGGCGCGTCCTCGTCGCCGAGGCCGGAGGGGGCGTCGCCGTCATCTCCGACACGGACGCCCAGCCGCTCGCCGACCCGGTCCCGTTCATCCCCAGCCTGAAAGGGGCGCTCGGCCTGCTCCGGCTCGACGACGACCGCGTCCTCGTCGCGGAGTCGTTCCGCGGCCGGGTCGCCGTGATCTCGGGCGGCGGCGGCGTCCCCCGCGTCAATCCGCGGACGTTCCTGAACCAACTGCAGGACCCGGAGGGGATCGTCCAGCTGGCCGACGGCCGCGTCCTCACGTCCGAGTACAGCGGGGGCAGCGTCAGTGTCCTGTCCGACACCGAGGCGAACCCGCTCAGTGCGCCCGAGCCCTACGTCGGCGGCCTCGACAGCCCGTCCGGCCTGATCCAGCTGGCCGACGGCCGGGTCCTCGTCGCAGACATCGAGGCGGGCCGGGTCGCCGTGCTCTCCGACACCGACGGCGACCCGCTCGACGAGGCCGAGGACTACGTGACCGGCCTCGCGCAGCCGGCCGGGCTCCTCCAACTGGCCGACGGTCGCGTCCTCGTCGCCGAGGGCGACGCCGGACAGGTCACGGTGATTGGCGGAAGCAGCGGAGGAAGCGAGGTCCCGGTCTCGTTCGCCGCAGCCACGCTGTCGGCCGCCGAGGACGCCGGGTCCGTCGACCTCGTCGTCGAGGTCGACGGCCAGCCGGACCTCCCGGGCACCGTCACGGTCACGCTCACGAGCGGCGACAGCGCCGACCTCGACGGGTTCACCGCGGCCTCCGTCTCTGTGAGCAGCGCGGGGTCGTACACCGTCTCGATCCCCATCACCGACGACGCCCTCGCCGAAGACGACGAGTCGTTCCGGTTCGCGCTCTCGGTCTCGAACGCCCCTGGCGCGGAGTCGCCGCTCACCGTGATGTCCCCCTCCAACGCCACGCTCGTCCTGACCGACGACGACCTCGTGACGGCGACCGTCCCCACCGGTGTGGGACCGTTCCTGTTCGCCGCACCGGTGGGCGGGCTCGCCGCCAGCGATGTCACAGCCGAGGTCGGAGGGCCCGTCTACGTGTACGACGCCGCGGCCGACGCCTTCGTCGAGGCCAAGGACGACGCGGTGTTCTCGCGCGGCCAAGCGCTCCTCGTGACGACCGACGGCGACGACCTCACGCTCGCCGGCGGCCCCGGGCCGAGCGTCCTCTCATTCGAGACGGACCCGGACGACGCGGGCCATGTCCTCGCGGTCGTCGGCAACCCGACGGATCACCCCGTCGCGCTGGGCGCCTTCGACGTCGATGGCGGCGCGGTGACGGACATCGTCCTCGTGTTCGACGCGGACGGCGGCGCGTTTCGGCCCGTCTCGCTCGGAGGCCTCGCCGACGACGGGCCCCTCGTGCTCCGCCCCTATGAGGTCGCCGTCCTCCGGGTCGCGCCGGCCGAGGCTCCCGAGACCGTCACCGTCACGCTCGACCCCGAAGTCGGTCCTACCGAGGGGACGCCCCTGGCGGATGCCCCATTCGCCCCGACCGAGGGAGAGACTGCGGTGGTCCTCGCCCTCTCGGGCGGGCCTGGCATCGGAGACACGGCCGCGCTCCGGTTCGGCGTCGACGACCGCGAGCTCGACGCGCTCGACGTCGTCAGCCCGCTCGGGGCGACGCTCGCCTCGGCCCCCCTCCCCGCCGCCCGGTTCGCGGCGGTCTCGCTCGGGAGCCTCTCCTTCGATCCCGTCACGGTTCCGCTCACCGTCACCGTGCCCGAGGCCGGCACGTACGAACTCGTGCTCGCTGCCGACCCTGGCCGCGTCGACGACGCCCCGGTCGTCGTCCTGTTGAGAGACGAATCGTCGGGCTCCGCAACGCGGGGGCTCGGGGTCGACGTTCCCTACGAGTTCGAGGTCGCGGAGGGGGAGGACCTGGCTGGACGGTTCTCCATCGAGGTGGCTCTTGGCGCGACCCCCGCGGTCGAAAGCGAGGTCCCCCCCTCGACGCTCGACGTCTGGCCGAACCCGTCGCCCGGCGGCGTGTCCGCTCGCCTCCTCACGCCCGCGAGCCCGCAGGTCCGCGTGGTGGTGTACGACGCGCTGGGCCGTGAGGTCGCCGTGCTCCACGACGGGCCGACGGCGGGCGACGTCCAGGCCCACGTGCCCGCCGGCCGGCTGTCGCCGGGGGCCTATGTCGTCCGTGCGACGGGGAACGGGGTCGCCCTGACACGCACGCTGACGGTCGTCGGTCGGTAA
- a CDS encoding AbgT family transporter gives MSSTPAVSADPQTGFLGWIERVGNKLPDPVFLFFYLIGGLIAVSLIAAGLDWSALHPTATGEDGAPLVIAAESLLSAANIQRLWVEMPTTFTHFHPLGYVLVVMLGAGVAERTGLFSTAMRAAVRNASTTWLTPVVALVAMMGNLAADAAYVVLIPLAAVIYYAAGRHPIAGIAASFAGVSGGFSANLLPGQLDALLFGITEEAVEALVPTWDANIAGNWYFIAAMVFVAIPVIWYVTDKVIEPRLGGYVPEGDHADDPDADQEITADERKGLRWAGLATLAVVGVWAFLTLGPGTPLIDEAASPEARLSPFYRSLVAGFLVLFLAAGWAYGVAVGVVESHRDIVKMMSGAMEDLAYYLVLAFAAAHFVAMFAWSNLGLITAVHGANALEQMALPTPLLLMLIVVFTGVINLFVGSASAKWALLAPVLVPMLMLVGISPEMTTAAYRVGDGATNIITPLMVYFPLILIFCQRWQKEFGLGSLAALMVPYSFGLLIVGLALVGVWVAFEIPLGPGATVEYVLPSAPTAP, from the coding sequence ATGAGCTCAACACCCGCCGTTTCCGCCGACCCCCAGACTGGCTTCCTCGGCTGGATCGAACGCGTCGGTAACAAACTGCCCGACCCGGTCTTCCTGTTCTTCTACCTCATCGGGGGGCTCATCGCTGTGAGCCTAATCGCGGCTGGGCTCGACTGGTCGGCGCTCCACCCGACGGCGACGGGTGAGGACGGCGCGCCGCTGGTCATCGCGGCGGAGAGCCTGCTCTCGGCCGCGAACATCCAGCGGCTCTGGGTCGAGATGCCGACGACGTTCACGCACTTCCACCCGCTGGGGTACGTGCTCGTCGTGATGCTCGGGGCGGGCGTCGCCGAACGGACCGGGCTGTTCTCGACGGCCATGCGCGCCGCCGTCCGCAACGCGTCGACGACGTGGCTGACGCCGGTCGTCGCGCTCGTGGCCATGATGGGCAACCTGGCCGCCGACGCGGCCTACGTGGTCCTGATCCCGCTCGCCGCCGTGATCTACTACGCCGCCGGGCGGCACCCGATCGCGGGCATCGCGGCCTCGTTCGCCGGCGTCTCGGGAGGGTTCTCGGCCAACCTGTTGCCCGGCCAGCTCGACGCGCTCCTCTTCGGGATCACCGAGGAGGCCGTCGAGGCGCTCGTGCCCACGTGGGACGCCAACATCGCCGGCAACTGGTACTTCATCGCGGCCATGGTCTTCGTCGCGATCCCGGTCATCTGGTACGTGACGGACAAGGTCATCGAGCCGCGCCTGGGCGGCTACGTCCCCGAGGGCGACCACGCCGACGACCCCGACGCCGACCAGGAGATCACGGCCGACGAGCGGAAGGGGCTCCGCTGGGCCGGGCTGGCGACGCTCGCCGTCGTCGGCGTCTGGGCGTTCCTCACGCTCGGGCCGGGGACGCCGCTCATCGACGAGGCGGCTTCACCGGAGGCCCGGCTCTCGCCGTTCTACCGCTCGCTCGTGGCCGGCTTCCTCGTCCTGTTCCTGGCCGCGGGCTGGGCGTACGGCGTGGCCGTCGGCGTCGTCGAGAGCCACCGCGACATCGTCAAGATGATGTCGGGGGCGATGGAGGACCTCGCCTACTACCTCGTGCTGGCGTTCGCCGCGGCCCACTTCGTGGCCATGTTCGCGTGGTCGAACCTCGGCCTCATCACGGCGGTCCACGGCGCGAACGCGCTGGAGCAGATGGCGCTGCCGACGCCGCTGCTGCTCATGCTGATCGTGGTCTTTACGGGCGTGATCAACCTGTTCGTCGGCTCGGCCAGCGCGAAGTGGGCGCTCCTCGCGCCGGTCCTCGTGCCGATGCTCATGCTCGTCGGCATCAGCCCCGAGATGACGACGGCGGCCTACCGCGTCGGCGACGGGGCGACCAACATCATCACGCCGCTGATGGTGTACTTCCCGCTCATCCTCATCTTCTGCCAGCGGTGGCAGAAGGAGTTCGGGCTGGGGAGCCTCGCGGCGCTGATGGTCCCGTACTCGTTCGGCCTGCTGATCGTGGGGCTGGCGCTGGTCGGCGTGTGGGTCGCCTTCGAGATCCCGCTCGGGCCGGGGGCCACCGTCGAGTACGTCCTGCCGTCGGCCCCGACCGCGCCCTAG
- a CDS encoding ECF-type sigma factor: protein MRTHDTTALISAARGGDDRASDFLFRHVYDELRRLSQARISAEPGVVTVSATGLVHEAYLKLLDSDEWADRSHFLAVASRAMRQILCDRARARNAAKRGGADRPITLVPDLDGVVGDEETAADQVLALDGALHRLAERDAGLAQLVELRFFGGLEMTEVAEVMGVSRRTVTRHWARARAYLRADLC, encoded by the coding sequence GTGCGGACGCATGACACGACCGCCCTGATCTCCGCCGCGCGCGGCGGAGACGATCGGGCCTCCGACTTCCTCTTCCGGCACGTCTACGACGAGCTCCGGCGCCTGTCCCAGGCCCGCATCAGCGCCGAGCCCGGGGTCGTGACCGTCTCGGCGACGGGCCTCGTGCACGAGGCCTACCTCAAGCTGCTCGACTCGGACGAGTGGGCCGATCGCTCCCACTTCCTGGCCGTGGCGAGCCGGGCCATGCGCCAGATCCTCTGCGATCGGGCTCGGGCTCGGAACGCCGCTAAGCGGGGCGGTGCGGACCGCCCGATCACGCTCGTTCCCGACCTCGACGGTGTCGTCGGCGACGAGGAAACCGCGGCGGACCAGGTCCTCGCGCTCGACGGGGCGCTGCACCGGCTGGCGGAGCGGGACGCCGGCCTGGCGCAGCTGGTCGAGCTCCGCTTTTTCGGGGGGCTTGAGATGACCGAGGTCGCCGAGGTGATGGGGGTGTCGCGGCGGACGGTCACGCGCCACTGGGCCCGGGCGCGAGCCTACCTCCGCGCCGACCTCTGCTGA